Below is a genomic region from Mycolicibacter hiberniae.
AGGGGCAGCGGGGGAGTGGGATGGGGCGATTCCGCTGTGCGCGAAGTGAAATTCTGCCGGCGGGTTTAGCCGTCCAGCTTTCGGTGGCGGGGATGTGCTCGGTATTCCATCGACTGCTTGCGTCGCAGGGGCCGGCGCTGGCCGATGTAGTAGGCGGTCATGTAGAGCAGGGCGAAGATGCCCACGGTGATGACGGCGTTGACGCCGAACTGTAGGTATTGGCCGCGCGCAATCGGATAGCCCCAGCTCGCGTCGCCGTATGCGGTCACGACGGCGAGCATTGCGGCGAAGGCACCACTCATGACGCCCACCCAGATCTCGCCTTTTCCTATGGCGGCGAAATACTCATTTCCGGCGCCGATCGCACTGAGTACGACGAGAGCCCACCACATGGTTGTGGCGGTGACAGCCCGCTGTAGGAGTCGGGATGTGGATCGATCTCTTGCTGTGCGGCATCGGTTGTCGCGGGTGTGTCTTCGGGGTCGGGGTCTTCGATCGTCAAGGAGTAAATCTTTCCGCCGATCTTGATGTAGGGAGTCGATACATACGCTGCGATGGCCATCGCCGACGCGAAAAAGACTCCCCCGGCTGCGTTTTTCCACGTGGGATATGTCGCCAGGACGCCAAAAACCCCTGCAATGCAGGCAGAACTCCAATAGATCCGCCGCTGAGCGTGAATGCTGATTTTGAGAAACGAAAGGACAAATCCCGTAAAGAAGCACAAGACTACTACGAAGAAAGCCAGATTCCTCACCATTAGCCGCCCATCGCTTTCTCCACTGCTAACTCCCCGCCAAAACTACCTGCAATAGGGCCGGCAAGTCCGACAACCACGGTGCCTTCGGGCCCGACCAATGAACCGCGCGTCGCCCCTGCGGTGAATCCTCCTAACCAGCCCCCAAGACCGCGACCTCTGTGTTTGAGCGGACCCTTGGGCAAAGGGAGCTCCACTCAATATGTCGTCGCCAGTCACCAAGAAATCCAGTCCTCCTAGTTTCGATGCCGGGGGTGTGCTCGGTATTCCATCGACTGCTTGCGTCGCAGTGGCCGGCGTTTGCCCATGTAGTAGAGGGGCAGGTAAATCAGGGGCAAAGCGCCTGCGGTGATCACCGATACGACGGCGAACGGTGTGTATTGGCCGCGCGCGATGGGGTAGCCCCAGCTGGCGTCGCCGTAGGCGGCGCCGACAATTATCAGGGCAAAGAAGGTGGCGCTCATGGCGCCGACCCAGATCTCCCCTCGTCCCTCGGCGGCGAAGTAGACGTTTGCGGTGGCGGTCAGCGCGGGCACGAGGAGCCTCACCAGAATATTGTGGCGGTAAGGATCCCGCTGTAGGAGTCTGGATGCGGATCGATCTCCTGCTGCGTGGGATCGGTTGTCGCGGGTGTGTCTTCGGGGTCGGGGTCGATGATCGTCAAGGAGTGTTGACGACGGTCGAAATCTAGGCCAGAAGCGACGGTGAAAAGTAGGCCACGTGGTCGTGGTTATTGTGCCGTGTTGTCGGCTCTGGCGGAGGGCAAGGTGGCGATTCCGGTGTCTTTGAGGCGGTAGCTGGAGCCTTTGAGGGTCAGGACGTCGGCGTGGTGGACGATGCGGTCGATCATGGCTGCGGCCACGACCTGGTCTCCGAAGACGTCGCCCCAGCGGGCGAAGGGCAGGTTTGAGGTCAGGATCAGCGAGGCGTGTTCGTAGCGGCTGGAGACCAGTTGGAAGAACAGGTTCGCAGCGTCCTGCTCGAACGGGATGTAGCCGACCTCGTCGACGACGAGCAGACCGATGCGACGCAGCTTGGCCAGCTCGGCGGGCAGCCGGCCGGCGTTGTGGGCGGCCTTGAGGCGAGCGACCCAGTCCACGGCGGTGGCGAAGGCGATGCGGTGCCCGGTCTGGGCGGCTTTGATGGCCAATCCGATGGCGAGGTGGGTTTTGCCGGTGCCGGGTGGGCCGAGTAGCACCACGTTGCGGGATTTGGCCAGGAACGCGCTGGTGCCGAGATGAGCGATCATGTCTCGGTTCAGAGCTGGTTGGTGATCGAAGTTGAAGTCCTCCAACGATTTGCGGGTCGGGAATCCGGCGGAGCGGATGCGGGTCGCCGCGCCGGATGCTTCGCGGGCGGCGACCTCCCGCGAGAGCACCGCCGCCAAGTACTCCTCATGAGTCCAGCCGTCGTCGCGGGCTTGGTCGGCCAGCCGGGCGGCCGACTCGCGGATACGCGGGGCCTTGAGCGCTTGGGCGTAGTGCACAACGGCCTTCATCGGGTCCTCGGCCATGCTCACGCCACCTCCCCGTCGGAGGCGGTGGTGCTGCCGAGGAAATCAACACCGAAGGCCCGGTCATAGTCGGATAGATCCCGCATCGGATGATCACCGGCCGCCAAGGGTGGGCTGGCCTGGAACTGCTGACGCAACGCCGCGGCAGCCTGCACGTGGGCGGGGTCGGTCAGGGTCTGTCGCCTCGCCCAGCAGCGGTCATGAGCCGCCAGCAGGCGCCCCGATCTGCTCACCGTCACCTGCGTCAAGGTGGTGCTCACCTCGACGAGTTGGCCGATCGCTCGCGGGTCCACGGAGTAGTCATTGCCGGCCACCCGCACGTAGTAGTCACGCCCCAATCGCACCGAAGTCACCGACTGCACCAACGGTGGCACCGGTGGCAGCGCCAGCATGTGGCCTCGATCGGAATCGAGGAAGTCGACGGGTCGCCCATCGAGGACCCGCACCCGACGGCGGTTGGCGATCGGAAGCCACAGTTGCAGTTGGCTATTGAAGTCTTGCGGTGAGGTGAAGCTACGCCCGGGCAGAAACGAGGTCTCCAGGTACCGGTTGGCCCGCTCCACCACCCCCTTGGATTCGGGGTCATAGGGTTTGAGTTGCACCAGCCGCGACCCGAGGGTGCCCACCAGAGCCGTCACCGGATCAGTCAACCGGCCACGACGACCGATCCCGGCTTCGTTGTCCCACCACAGCTCACGGGGCACCGCGCCAAAGCTGCCCGAAAGCAGCTGCCACATCCCGGCCACCAGATCCATGGTCTGACGCGAGGGCAGCATCACCGCGGCGATGAACCGAGAAAACGCCGCCACCATCACCAGCACCGGCAGCACCGCCTCTTGGCCGAACCCCACCGCAATCTTGGGCGCGGGGAACCACAGGTCGCACTGGATCACCCGACCTGGCGGATGCTCAAGCCGATCCACCGGATCGGCAGGCAGGTACTCCGGGCGGATCGCCCGGACTCGCTCCCTAAACCACGAGATCGAACCGGCCCACCCGACCCGCTCGGCGAGCACCGTCGCCGGCATCTGCGGATAGACCGACAACACCGTCCGAATCCGCGGCTCCACCTCGCTGATCGCCGACGGCACCGCCGCCCGCTCGTACTTCGGTGGAACATCGCTGGCCAGCGCGCTGGCGACCGTGTCGCGCGCAATACCCAGCTGCCGTGCGATAGCCCGCTGCGACAACCCTTCGCTGCGGTGAAGATGCCGGATCAAGGCCCAGTCTTCCAAGGAGATCACCCATCCAATCTGATTGGGTGGCCTACTTTTCAACCGTCGCGACTGGCCGGACTTTCAACCGTTGTCAACAAAGGAGTAGATCTTGCCGCCGATCTTGATGTAGGGGGTCGCGAGATACGCCAAGCCCACCATTATCACCACGGGCGTGAACCCCAGCGCCGCTGCGCGATCCCACGTCGGATACGTCGACAGGACGCCCGCCGCCGCCGCGATACAAACAAGGCTCCAGTACCAGCGCCGCTGGACACTTCGGTCGATACTGAGAAATGACAGCACGACTCCGCCCGCCAAACACAGGGCGAACACCCAGAACATCAGGTCGCTCAGCGTCATCCGCCCAGTCCCCAGGTAGCTATCTTGTCCCCGAGCAACCCGCCCCCAGCCGCGCCGAGAAGGCCCGCAATTACGCTGCCCTCCGGCCCCATCCACGAACCCCAAGCTGCCGCTGCCGCGAATCCCCCGAGCCATGCGCCGGTACTGCGCCCTCCGAGTTTGGGGGCTTTGGCAAAGGGAGTTCCGCTCAAGATGTCGTCGCCAGCCACCAGTTACCAGTCACCATGAAATCCAGTCCTCCTATTTTCGATGCCGGGGGTGCACCAGATATTCCATGGACTGCTTGCGTCGCAGTGGCCGGCGTTTGCCCATGTAGTAGAGGGGCAGGTAGAGCAGGGGCAAAACGCCTGCGGTGATCACGGAGGCGACCACAAACGGGATGTATTGACCGCGCGCTATCGGGTAACGCCAGCTGGCGTCACCATATGCGGTGATGGCACATAGCATCGCGAAGAAGGTGCCACCCATCAGGCCGACCCAGATCTCGCCTTCCCCGGTAGTGGCGAAGTAGACGTTTCCGGCGGCGATCGCACCTAGTACGACGAGAGACCACCACAGGGTAGTGGCGGTGAGGAGTCCGCTGTAGGAGTCTGGATGTGGATCAATCTCCTGCTGCGTGGGATCGGTTGTCGCAGGTTCATCGTCGGGGTCAGGGTCTGTGATCGTCAGCGCATAGATTTTTCCGCCAATCTTGATGTGGGGCGTCCACACATACGCCATCACCACCATTGACACCGTGGGCATCAGTCCCCGCGCTGCCGCGCCTTCCCACGTCGGATACGTCGACAGGACGCCAGCCGCCCCCGCAAGGCAGGCGAGGCTCCAGTACCAGCGCCGCTGGACATTTCGGTCGATACTGAGAAATGACAGCACGACTCCGCCCGCCAAACACAGGGCGAACACCCAGAACATCAGATCGCTCAGCATCATCCGCCCAGTCCCCACGTAGCTATCTTGTCCCCGAGCAACCCGCCCCCAGCCGCGCCGAGAAGGCCCGCAATTACGCTGCCCTCCGGCCCAATTAGCGAACCCCAAACTACCCCTGCGGCGAATCCGCCAACCGCACCGCCGAGATTGCGTCCGCCAAGCTTGGCCCATTCTTCGTAAGCCGGAGCTCCCTGCCAGATGTCATCGGCGGTTACTAAGAGGTCGAGCCCGAAACCGGCAATGCCCACCCTGCGGCCCAGCGTCTTAAGGGCATCGACGTCTGCCGCAGACCACGTCGGAGCGTTGCCCCAATGCCTACCCTGGGGCAGGGCATTCGCCTGCGAACTGAGTCCGCTGCCCAAACCACCTACTCCGGTGGAGATTTCAGACCCCGCTTCGTGGATCAGCTGTCGGGGCGACTTGCCGCTTCGCACCTCTTCGAGTGCTTGGCTGATCCCTGCCGGGGACACCCCCGCCGATTTCAACTGGTCGGCGAAGCCTCCCAGGACCAATTCCCGAGCCTGCAACTCACACCGATCGAGCATCTGGGTTGCTTGATCGGGTGTCAGGGGTGGCCGGTCTGAATAGGCCCGCCCGGATTCGAGGAAACGCTGAAACTGCAGTCTGGCTTGGGCGCGGGTACGCGCGTCGCCCCCGAGCACCGGATCGGTTGGCAGGGGGCCGATGAACTGCGAATTCCGCAAGTCATCCAGACGTTCCTGGGCCAGTCGGCGCGCCGCCGGGTCTGCGGTGGGATCATCGGCAATCGCCTGATCGCGTTGCCGCACCGCATCTGATGGATCTGGTGTGAGCGGAGCCGGCGTCTGCGGTTTCGTGCCGGCACCGGTTGAGTCATGGGCGCCGTCTTCGCCGAAGGCGAAGTAGTGCAGACCTGTTGTTGCGGTGGTCAGGTCGCGGGCGATCTGGTCTTCGTTGGTGACCAGGTTGGCCACGCGGGACTTGATGAAACTTCCATGATCGGCCGCGGCCTGCTCGCGTTGAGCCTGCTCGGCGGTGGAGCTGTAGTAGGGCCACGTATCGGTGACGGCGTAGTCGTCGCCGACGCGGAATTCATCGCGTTCGGCGGCGGCGACGGCGTAGAGCACCTCGGCTTTGTTGTTGTGTTGGGTCTGCGCGCCGCGGGTGGCGGTAGTGGCGGCGTTGCGCAGCGCGTCGGCTGGACCGTGGACTTTGACCAGATCTGCGGCGGATCGGCGCTGAAAGCCTTCGGCGCCGGCGCCGGTCCAGGGCGTGCCGCCGGGCCTGGTCGCAGCGTCGCGGACTTCGGTGAACGCGGCTTCCCAGGAGTCGGCGAGGTTGGTCCAGGCGGTGGCGTTGGCGATCAGGTGATCCCAGGTGGCGTCTTCGACTTCGGTCAGTGTCGGTAGCCCGGACATCGCGGCCTACCTGCCGGTTCCGAGCGCGCCGGCGCCGGCGTCGACGCCGGAGTGCGGGGCCAAGGGTGGGGGGCCGCCTGCTCGCTGGGCGACCGCGGTCAGGGCGGCTGCGGCGTTGTTGTCCGTCGCCTCGTATTCGTCGGCGGTGGTGGTGAGCTTTGTCGCGTTGGCTGTCAGCCGGGCGCGCATCGCCGCTGCGGCCGTGCCGGCGCCAGTGTTGGTGGTGTTGCATGCTGCACTGCTGGTCTGCCATGCGGACGCTGGAAGTGTTGGTAACTGCGGTGCGACCTGGCCCGCCAGCATCGCGCAGCGTTGCGCCAGTTGGCGCAGGTCGGCTGGGACGACCCGCAGGACGGGGCTGGTCACCCGCCAAGCGTATAAGTGAATCCGAATTTGCGGAATTCAGTCGCCGAACGAGCTGAGTCAAAAAGATGGCATTTTGTGTGGTGCCCCCGGCAGGATTCGAACCTGCGGCCTTCTGCTCCGGAGGCAGACGCTCTATCCCCTGAGCTACGGGGGCGCTCGCGTAATGCGGCGCCATGTGGGCTTTGACAGAGTAGCGCATGAATGCCCCGAGCCGAGAACCGGACGGATTCGGGGCCTGACCACGACAGACCATAGGATGGGGCCTCGTGACCCCCGCCGATCTGGCCGAATTGCTCAAAACCACCGCTGCCGCGGTGCTGGCCGAGCACGACCTGGACACCGCCGCGCTGCCCGCGACGGTGACGGTCGAGCGGCCGCGCAACCCCGAACACGGTGACTACGCCACCAACCTGGCCCTTCAGCTGGGCAAGAAGGTGGGCGCCAACCCGCGTGAGCTGGCCGGCTGGCTGGCGCAGGCGCTGGAGCAGGCCGACGGGATCGCCGCGGCCGAGGTCGCCGGCCCGGGGTTTGTGAACCTGCGCATCGAGGCCTCGGCGCAGGGCGCCGTGGTGGCCAACATCGTCGCCGCGGGCGCCGACTACGGCCATTCCCGCGAGTTCGCCGACCTCAACGTCAACCTCGAGTTCGTCTCGGCCAACCCCACCGGCCCCATCCACATCGGCGGCACCCGCTGGGCCGCGGTCGGTGACGCGCTGGGCCGGCTGCTGAGCACCCAGGGCGCCGCGGTGACCCGCGAGTACTACTTCAACGATCACGGCGCCCAGATCGACCGGTTCGCCAACTCGCTGATCGCCGCGGCCAAGGGCGAGCCCGCCCCCGAGGACGGCTACGCCGGCGCCTACATCACTGATATCGCGGCTCAAATCCAGGCCCAGGCCCCGGACGCGCTGAACAGCCCGGATGCCCAGGAGACGTTCCGCGCGATCGGCGTCGACCTGATGTTCACCCACATCAAGGCCTCGCTGCACGAGTTCGGCACCGACTTCGACGTGTTCACCCACGAAGACTCGATGCACACCTCCGGGCGGGTCGAGCAGGCCATCGCGCGGCTGCGCACAGAAGGCAACATCTACGAAAAGGACGGTGCCACCTGGCTGCGCACCAGTTCCTACGGCGACGACAAAGACCGCGTCGTGATCAAGAGCGACGGCAAGCCCGCCTACATCGCCGGGGACCTGGCCTACTACCTGGACAAGCGCGAACGCGGCTTCAACCTGTGCATCTACATGCTCGGCGCCGACCACCACGGCTACATCGCCCGGCTCAAGGCGGCTGCGGCGGCCTTCGGCGACGACCCGGCAACGGTCGAGGTGCTCATCGGACAGATGGTCAACCTGGTGCGCGACGGCCAGCCGGTCAAGATGAGCAAGCGCGCCGGCACGGTGATCACCCTGGACGACCTGGTCGAGGCCATCGGCGTGGACGCCGCGCGCTACAGCCTGACCCGCTCCTCGGTGGACACGCCCATCGACATCGACCTTCAGCTGTGGTCCTCGGCGAGCAACGAAAACCCGGTCTACTACGTGCAATACGCGCACGCCCGGCTCTGCGCGCTGGCCCGCAACGCCGCCGAACTGGGCCTGGTCCCGAGCACCGCCAACCTCGGACTGCTGAACCACGACAAGGAAGGCGCGCTGATCCGCAACCTGGGCGAGTTCCCCCGGGTGTTGGAAACCGCTGCCGCGCTGCGTGAGCCGCACCGGGTGTGCCGGTACCTCGAAGACCTCGCCGGCGACTACCACCGTTTCTACGACAGCTGCCGGGTGCTGCCGCAGGGCGACGAAGAACCCACGGATCTGCACGTCGCGCGCCTGGCGCTGTGTCAGGCCACCCGCCAGGTGATCGCCAACGGGCTGGGCATCCTGGGCGTGAGCGCACCGGAGCGGATGTGAACGTCCACCCCGCCGGCCCCCGCCACGCCGAAGCGATCCAGCCCGACGGCCTGCCGCCGCGGCCGCAGAGCCCGCAGCAACTGCTGGAGCTGGCGCCGAACGTCTGGCCCCGCAACACCGTTCGCGACGACGACGGCGTGACGCGGATCGCCGGTGTGAAACTGACCGACCTGGCCGCCGAGTACGGCACCCCGCTGTTCGTCATCGACGAGGACGATTTCCGGGGCCGCTGCCGCGAGATCGCCGACGCGTTCGGCGGCGGCGAGCACGTGCACTACGCCGCCAAAGCCTTTCTGTGCAGCGAGATCGCGCGCTGGATCGACCACGAGGGCCTGTGCCTCGACGTCGCGACCGGCGGCGAGCTGGCCGTCGCTCTGCACGCCGGTTTCCCCGCGCAGCGAATCACCCTGCACGGCAACAACAAATCTGTTGAGGAACTGACCACTGCGGTCAAGGCCGGCGTCGGCCACATCGTGCTCGACTCGCTGATCGAGATCGAACGCCTCGACTCGGTCGCCGCGGCGGCCAGTGTGGTGCAAGACGTGCTGGTGCGGGTCACCGTCGGCGTGGAGGCCCACACCCACGAGTTCATCTCGACCGCGCACGAAGACCAGAAGTTCGGGCTCTCGCTGGCCAGCGGCGCGGCGATGGAGGCCATCCGGCGGGTGTTCGCCGCCGAGCATCTGCGGCTGATCGGCCTGCACAGCCACATCGGCTCGCAGATCTTCGACGTCGCCGGTTTCGAGCTGGCCGCCCACCGGGTCATCGGGCTGCTGCGCGATGTGGTCGCCGAATTCGGCGTCGACAAGACCGCGCAGCTGTCGGTGATCGATTTGGGCGGGGGACTGGGCATCTCCTACCTGCCACAGGACGACCCGCCGCCGATGGCCGAGCTGGCCGCCAAGCTGGCCGCGATCGTGCGCGACGAGTCCGCGGCGGTGGGCCTGCCCGCCCCCCAGCTGGTCGTCGAACCCGGCCGGGCCATCGCCGGGCCGG
It encodes:
- the istB gene encoding IS21-like element helper ATPase IstB; translation: MAEDPMKAVVHYAQALKAPRIRESAARLADQARDDGWTHEEYLAAVLSREVAAREASGAATRIRSAGFPTRKSLEDFNFDHQPALNRDMIAHLGTSAFLAKSRNVVLLGPPGTGKTHLAIGLAIKAAQTGHRIAFATAVDWVARLKAAHNAGRLPAELAKLRRIGLLVVDEVGYIPFEQDAANLFFQLVSSRYEHASLILTSNLPFARWGDVFGDQVVAAAMIDRIVHHADVLTLKGSSYRLKDTGIATLPSARADNTAQ
- the istA gene encoding IS21 family transposase; translation: MISLEDWALIRHLHRSEGLSQRAIARQLGIARDTVASALASDVPPKYERAAVPSAISEVEPRIRTVLSVYPQMPATVLAERVGWAGSISWFRERVRAIRPEYLPADPVDRLEHPPGRVIQCDLWFPAPKIAVGFGQEAVLPVLVMVAAFSRFIAAVMLPSRQTMDLVAGMWQLLSGSFGAVPRELWWDNEAGIGRRGRLTDPVTALVGTLGSRLVQLKPYDPESKGVVERANRYLETSFLPGRSFTSPQDFNSQLQLWLPIANRRRVRVLDGRPVDFLDSDRGHMLALPPVPPLVQSVTSVRLGRDYYVRVAGNDYSVDPRAIGQLVEVSTTLTQVTVSRSGRLLAAHDRCWARRQTLTDPAHVQAAAALRQQFQASPPLAAGDHPMRDLSDYDRAFGVDFLGSTTASDGEVA
- a CDS encoding type VII secretion target, translated to MTSPVLRVVPADLRQLAQRCAMLAGQVAPQLPTLPASAWQTSSAACNTTNTGAGTAAAAMRARLTANATKLTTTADEYEATDNNAAAALTAVAQRAGGPPPLAPHSGVDAGAGALGTGR
- the argS gene encoding arginine--tRNA ligase codes for the protein MTPADLAELLKTTAAAVLAEHDLDTAALPATVTVERPRNPEHGDYATNLALQLGKKVGANPRELAGWLAQALEQADGIAAAEVAGPGFVNLRIEASAQGAVVANIVAAGADYGHSREFADLNVNLEFVSANPTGPIHIGGTRWAAVGDALGRLLSTQGAAVTREYYFNDHGAQIDRFANSLIAAAKGEPAPEDGYAGAYITDIAAQIQAQAPDALNSPDAQETFRAIGVDLMFTHIKASLHEFGTDFDVFTHEDSMHTSGRVEQAIARLRTEGNIYEKDGATWLRTSSYGDDKDRVVIKSDGKPAYIAGDLAYYLDKRERGFNLCIYMLGADHHGYIARLKAAAAAFGDDPATVEVLIGQMVNLVRDGQPVKMSKRAGTVITLDDLVEAIGVDAARYSLTRSSVDTPIDIDLQLWSSASNENPVYYVQYAHARLCALARNAAELGLVPSTANLGLLNHDKEGALIRNLGEFPRVLETAAALREPHRVCRYLEDLAGDYHRFYDSCRVLPQGDEEPTDLHVARLALCQATRQVIANGLGILGVSAPERM
- the lysA gene encoding diaminopimelate decarboxylase, giving the protein MNVHPAGPRHAEAIQPDGLPPRPQSPQQLLELAPNVWPRNTVRDDDGVTRIAGVKLTDLAAEYGTPLFVIDEDDFRGRCREIADAFGGGEHVHYAAKAFLCSEIARWIDHEGLCLDVATGGELAVALHAGFPAQRITLHGNNKSVEELTTAVKAGVGHIVLDSLIEIERLDSVAAAASVVQDVLVRVTVGVEAHTHEFISTAHEDQKFGLSLASGAAMEAIRRVFAAEHLRLIGLHSHIGSQIFDVAGFELAAHRVIGLLRDVVAEFGVDKTAQLSVIDLGGGLGISYLPQDDPPPMAELAAKLAAIVRDESAAVGLPAPQLVVEPGRAIAGPGTVTLYEVGTVKDVDISATAHRRYVSVDGGMSDNIRPALYDAHYDVRLVSRTLDGADAEPEVARIVGKHCESGDIIVRDTWVPRGLVPGDLVAVAATGAYCYSMSSRYNLLTRPAVVAVRDGKARLMLRRETVEDLISLEVG